The Methanococcoides methylutens MM1 genome has a window encoding:
- a CDS encoding CBS domain-containing protein, whose protein sequence is MKVKDIMSSSVIVCSPEDPISSAAQLLKKENISGVPVVSDGDVVGIVSEGDLLKLLDVPEHGGLWLPSPFEVIEIPIRELISWEDTKRMLSDIGSKPIRDIMEKDVFSIGPESSVEDASRLMTKHKINRLPVLDDSELVGIITRGDIIRGLAGI, encoded by the coding sequence ATGAAAGTAAAGGATATTATGAGTAGCAGTGTCATTGTGTGCAGTCCCGAAGACCCTATCAGCAGTGCTGCACAGTTGCTGAAAAAAGAGAACATTAGTGGTGTTCCTGTGGTTTCTGATGGTGATGTCGTGGGCATTGTCTCAGAGGGTGACCTGTTAAAGCTTCTGGATGTCCCGGAACACGGCGGACTGTGGCTTCCAAGCCCCTTTGAGGTCATAGAAATACCAATACGTGAGCTCATCAGCTGGGAAGATACAAAGAGGATGCTTTCAGACATTGGCTCAAAACCTATCCGTGATATCATGGAGAAGGATGTTTTCAGCATTGGTCCGGAGAGTTCAGTAGAAGATGCTTCCAGGTTAATGACAAAACATAAAATTAACAGGCTTCCTGTACTCGATGATAGTGAACTTGTAGGTATAATTACACGCGGTGATATTATCCGCGGTCTTGCAGGAATTTAA
- the argJ gene encoding bifunctional ornithine acetyltransferase/N-acetylglutamate synthase, with amino-acid sequence MKVMDGGICSVKGVRSYGIKPGKMGLAVIVAEGNAAGVFTRNKVIAAPLIVTRDALEKNGKLAAIIANSGNANAFTGEEGLADAREMASILAGKLGVDSDLIGVASTGVIGRKLDVGWIDDNIDEVVCSLTSSPQGNSKAARAIMTTDTVPKMAAVELSSGICIGGIAKGSGMIEPNMGTMLGFVYTDAEVDSDVLDSCLKKAVDKTFNMIVVDGDTSTNDMVLLTATGASEVRPDIDEFQQGLESILTDLAKQIAKDGEGATRLIEAQVRGAVSLEDARLVAKAIVRSPLVKSAIFGKDPNWGRVVAAAGYSGADVDQTKISLAFSNGSDSAVLVDNGKIISEDIEMLGKLSSIMGSPEVIIRVNLDVGDSSATAWGCDLTYDYVRINAEYTT; translated from the coding sequence ATGAAAGTTATGGATGGCGGGATCTGTTCAGTAAAAGGAGTTCGCTCCTACGGTATCAAGCCGGGAAAGATGGGACTTGCGGTGATCGTAGCCGAGGGCAATGCAGCAGGTGTTTTCACAAGGAACAAAGTAATAGCTGCTCCCCTGATCGTAACCCGTGACGCTCTCGAGAAGAACGGAAAGCTGGCTGCAATAATAGCCAACAGTGGTAATGCTAATGCTTTTACCGGCGAGGAAGGTTTAGCCGATGCCAGGGAAATGGCATCTATTCTTGCAGGTAAACTCGGGGTTGACAGTGACCTTATCGGTGTGGCTTCAACAGGTGTTATCGGAAGAAAACTCGATGTTGGCTGGATAGATGACAACATCGATGAAGTTGTGTGTTCACTGACCTCGTCACCTCAGGGAAACAGCAAGGCAGCACGTGCTATCATGACGACGGACACCGTTCCTAAGATGGCTGCTGTTGAGCTGAGTTCCGGCATCTGTATTGGTGGTATTGCCAAGGGGTCAGGAATGATCGAACCTAATATGGGAACAATGCTTGGTTTTGTCTATACGGATGCTGAGGTAGATAGCGATGTTCTTGACAGTTGCCTGAAAAAAGCTGTGGACAAGACATTCAATATGATCGTAGTGGATGGTGATACCAGTACCAATGACATGGTATTGCTTACGGCCACAGGTGCTTCAGAAGTAAGACCTGACATTGACGAGTTCCAGCAGGGGCTTGAGAGTATCTTGACAGACCTTGCAAAGCAGATAGCAAAGGATGGAGAGGGTGCCACACGGCTTATCGAGGCACAGGTAAGAGGTGCAGTTTCATTGGAGGATGCCAGGCTTGTTGCAAAGGCCATTGTCCGTTCTCCGCTTGTTAAATCTGCGATATTCGGTAAAGATCCCAACTGGGGTCGTGTCGTGGCAGCAGCAGGATATTCAGGTGCTGATGTTGATCAGACAAAGATCTCGCTTGCATTTTCCAATGGTTCGGATTCTGCAGTCCTTGTAGATAATGGCAAGATCATATCTGAGGACATTGAAATGCTAGGTAAGCTATCCTCTATCATGGGCAGCCCGGAGGTCATCATCAGGGTGAACCTTGATGTGGGGGATTCGTCTGCAACAGCATGGGGTTGTGACCTGACGTATGATTATGTGAGGATCAATGCGGAATATACGACGTAA
- the argC gene encoding N-acetyl-gamma-glutamyl-phosphate reductase, with protein MINAGIVGASGYTGGELMRLLLNHPNVNIEAATSRRLSGEAVSDTHKHLRGFVDLKFEDLDPEEIKERCDVVFVAVPHGTAMNIVPELIDNDVKVIDLSADYRLKTDIFEQVYGMEHADPRDAVFGLVELHPEIKEESFIANPGCYPTGATLSAAPLADAGLLNMAIFDSKSGITGAGINPTPASHYPNMAENVQAYKLTTHRHRAEIFQELNRLDANLTNVSFTPHVVPSIRGILTTAHLFVNDDLSVEDVRGIYSDFYKNKPFVRVLDDIPSLGAVRGSNFCDIGFEVDANNGRIVVISAIDNLVKGASGQAIQNMNVMCGLDETTGIWTPATSP; from the coding sequence ATGATCAATGCAGGAATCGTCGGTGCCTCCGGTTACACAGGTGGCGAACTGATGCGCCTGCTTTTGAACCATCCGAACGTTAATATTGAAGCAGCAACTTCCCGCCGTTTATCCGGGGAAGCTGTAAGCGATACTCACAAACACCTGCGTGGTTTTGTTGACCTTAAATTCGAAGACCTTGATCCTGAAGAGATCAAAGAGCGTTGCGATGTTGTATTTGTGGCCGTACCTCACGGAACTGCAATGAACATCGTTCCTGAGCTTATCGATAATGACGTGAAGGTGATCGACCTGAGCGCGGACTATCGTTTGAAGACAGATATCTTCGAACAGGTCTATGGTATGGAACATGCAGACCCAAGAGATGCGGTATTCGGTCTTGTGGAGCTCCATCCTGAGATAAAGGAAGAGTCATTCATTGCAAATCCGGGATGTTATCCCACAGGAGCAACCCTTTCAGCTGCACCGCTTGCAGATGCCGGGCTTCTTAATATGGCGATATTTGATTCAAAATCCGGGATCACTGGTGCAGGGATCAATCCGACACCGGCATCCCATTATCCTAATATGGCAGAGAATGTGCAGGCATACAAGCTGACGACACACAGGCACAGGGCCGAGATATTCCAGGAACTGAACCGTCTGGATGCCAACCTGACAAACGTGAGCTTCACACCACATGTTGTTCCGTCCATTCGTGGGATCCTGACAACGGCTCATCTTTTTGTAAATGATGATCTATCAGTGGAAGATGTCAGGGGGATCTACTCAGATTTCTACAAAAACAAACCCTTTGTAAGGGTACTGGATGACATCCCCTCTCTTGGTGCTGTAAGGGGTTCGAACTTCTGTGATATCGGATTTGAAGTGGATGCTAATAATGGACGTATCGTTGTTATCTCAGCGATTGACAATCTTGTAAAAGGTGCTTCTGGACAGGCTATCCAGAACATGAACGTGATGTGTGGCCTTGATGAGACCACCGGAATCTGGACACCGGCAACTTCGCCATAA
- a CDS encoding PQQ-binding-like beta-propeller repeat protein has product MIKLEVSKRASSRKKTAYLLLSIMLIFLCPSIAHADDWNMWGHDSQHTSYSTENIDLPLKLLWKTEIEGPIYSSPVVSGDLVYVGSSDYYLHTFEAKTGDKKFNYESFKYPLYATAASTPLVTDNSIYTSSYDDRVYAYYKKGELKWKYCVGRATYSSPAIHNETIYIGTRNGICAFGKDDGSLKWEYETTGMVYSSPAVSENGVYVASTEGKVYALDINTGHLIWKFKTAGKITSSPAIDQQTLFLGSFDKNIYAIDKRSGKVKWKYETGDEIRSSPAINNNSIYIGSKDGYIYSLEKETSRLKWKYETGDEIISSPALAGNYLFIASMDGNLYVFNAEDGTLKDKIGIGAGTKASLAIKDNIVYLLSEDDELYALSVNGTKFLTPEQTQQIIGINAKTSDPQNKTYFQQISGSGSQPSNNQLQASDQRVNESNLTSQETQATIGNNIQEPPGRSSPSNEILYGSTELFGKIPIRDGVLGVLFIFLIAISSFTLKTKNKKGLHSKEDIEEQASISGNISIKEQQESKLKDIADENSMEYKFQKHLKILQTSQLWSGGPSKTMLDEAQRMIDSADFKSADYLLRKAEEIIEKENEILIDITNLHFKTESKDIPYDQEIGQLLGNSLNDLKKGFFDYSQLYLENAKKVFEKEKKH; this is encoded by the coding sequence TTGATAAAGTTGGAAGTTTCAAAAAGAGCATCTTCCCGAAAGAAAACAGCTTATTTATTGCTATCGATTATGCTGATCTTTCTCTGCCCTTCGATTGCCCACGCAGATGACTGGAATATGTGGGGTCATGATAGTCAGCATACCAGCTACTCAACGGAAAACATAGATCTCCCGCTAAAGCTACTATGGAAGACTGAGATAGAGGGACCAATATATTCTTCCCCGGTAGTCTCTGGAGATCTTGTATACGTTGGTTCAAGTGATTATTATCTCCATACGTTTGAAGCTAAAACCGGTGACAAGAAATTTAATTATGAATCATTTAAGTATCCATTATACGCCACCGCTGCATCAACTCCCCTGGTAACTGACAATTCAATATACACAAGCTCTTACGATGACAGAGTATATGCCTACTATAAAAAGGGAGAACTGAAATGGAAATATTGTGTTGGAAGAGCAACATACTCATCACCAGCAATACACAACGAAACAATATACATTGGAACAAGAAACGGAATTTGTGCTTTTGGAAAAGATGATGGGAGCTTAAAGTGGGAATATGAGACCACCGGAATGGTATATTCATCACCGGCTGTTTCAGAAAATGGTGTTTATGTAGCTTCAACAGAAGGAAAAGTATATGCACTCGACATAAACACCGGCCATCTTATCTGGAAATTTAAAACTGCAGGAAAAATAACATCATCACCTGCTATTGACCAACAAACATTGTTCTTGGGTTCATTTGACAAAAATATCTATGCAATAGATAAAAGAAGCGGAAAAGTTAAATGGAAATATGAAACCGGTGATGAGATCAGGTCATCTCCTGCAATAAACAACAATTCGATCTACATCGGTTCAAAAGATGGATATATATATTCCCTGGAAAAGGAAACATCCAGACTGAAATGGAAATACGAAACTGGCGATGAGATAATCTCATCACCTGCTTTAGCCGGAAATTATCTTTTCATCGCTTCAATGGATGGAAATCTTTACGTTTTTAATGCCGAAGATGGTACTCTTAAAGATAAGATAGGGATAGGAGCAGGAACAAAAGCATCCCTTGCTATCAAAGACAATATAGTGTACTTATTGTCAGAAGATGATGAGCTATATGCTTTGAGCGTTAATGGCACCAAATTCCTGACTCCGGAACAGACACAACAAATTATCGGGATTAACGCCAAAACATCAGACCCACAGAATAAGACATACTTTCAACAAATATCTGGAAGCGGTTCCCAGCCATCAAATAACCAGCTTCAGGCATCTGACCAACGAGTGAACGAAAGTAATTTAACTTCACAGGAAACGCAAGCAACTATCGGGAACAATATCCAGGAACCTCCAGGGAGGTCATCCCCTTCCAATGAAATTTTATATGGCAGTACGGAACTATTTGGAAAAATCCCAATAAGAGATGGTGTACTTGGCGTCTTGTTCATCTTTTTGATAGCAATATCTTCATTCACACTAAAGACAAAAAACAAAAAAGGCCTTCATTCAAAAGAAGATATTGAAGAACAGGCGTCCATAAGTGGGAATATCTCAATCAAAGAACAACAGGAATCCAAACTGAAAGATATAGCAGATGAAAATAGTATGGAGTATAAGTTCCAGAAGCATCTGAAGATTCTTCAGACAAGTCAATTGTGGTCAGGGGGGCCATCTAAAACAATGCTTGATGAAGCGCAAAGGATGATAGATTCTGCTGATTTTAAAAGTGCTGATTATTTGCTGAGAAAAGCTGAAGAAATCATTGAGAAAGAAAATGAAATATTAATCGATATTACAAACCTGCATTTCAAGACCGAGAGCAAAGACATACCCTACGATCAGGAAATAGGCCAGCTTCTGGGTAACTCACTAAATGATCTCAAAAAAGGATTTTTTGACTACTCTCAATTGTATCTGGAAAATGCCAAAAAAGTCTTTGAAAAAGAGAAGAAACATTAA
- a CDS encoding DUF1616 domain-containing protein: MSNTNRIPSDIQVVISLVVLTCIFIVVPALSNTPIRTVLGLPLLLFLPGYSLIAALFPARDDLDGIERFALSFGLSIAVVPLIGLALNYTTWGIRLFPILISVSVFTIIMCMVAVFRRRSLPEDDQFTVPFYKTYDSLKEEISKKPENKLDRILTILLVISIVASIVTLAYVVVTPKEGEKFTEFYILGPEGMAEGYPKELQLGQNGTVIIGVVNHEYVDTDYSIELMLENNSQLTYQESLQITLQHNETWEKEITFTPASAGENMKLQFLLYKGREMAEPYRDLHLWIDVREI; this comes from the coding sequence ATGTCCAATACAAACAGAATTCCTTCTGATATCCAAGTGGTAATCAGCCTGGTTGTACTCACCTGCATATTCATAGTAGTACCTGCTTTGAGCAACACCCCCATAAGAACTGTACTTGGGCTTCCACTGTTGTTGTTCTTACCGGGATATTCATTGATAGCAGCTCTTTTTCCAGCCAGGGATGATCTGGACGGGATTGAGAGATTTGCACTTAGTTTTGGCTTGAGCATTGCAGTAGTTCCACTAATCGGACTTGCACTCAATTACACTACATGGGGGATCAGGCTTTTTCCTATATTGATATCAGTTTCGGTCTTTACAATCATAATGTGTATGGTGGCAGTTTTCAGAAGAAGGTCACTTCCAGAGGATGATCAGTTCACCGTCCCATTTTACAAGACCTATGATTCCTTAAAGGAAGAGATCTCAAAGAAACCGGAGAACAAACTTGACAGGATACTGACAATCCTTCTGGTGATCTCAATAGTAGCATCAATAGTAACTCTTGCCTACGTGGTCGTTACACCAAAGGAAGGGGAAAAGTTCACTGAGTTCTACATCTTGGGGCCTGAGGGAATGGCTGAAGGTTATCCAAAAGAACTGCAGCTTGGTCAAAACGGTACCGTGATAATTGGAGTTGTAAACCACGAATATGTAGATACGGATTATTCTATAGAGCTAATGCTTGAAAATAATTCGCAGCTCACGTATCAGGAATCTCTTCAAATAACACTCCAACATAATGAAACGTGGGAAAAAGAAATTACATTTACACCAGCCTCAGCAGGTGAGAACATGAAACTACAATTCCTGCTCTACAAAGGCAGGGAGATGGCAGAACCATATAGAGACCTCCATTTATGGATCGATGTAAGGGAGATTTGA
- a CDS encoding PQQ-binding-like beta-propeller repeat protein — protein MANVTVASDWTQFQSDWKNKAIATGPAITHDPELVWAFHTSEYDDNGISVPPVISGNFVYVLTTNGSLWAFEKHSGDLVWDTKVAESAALQSSTPAIGNGKIFVATSSGDLVALDSVSGDILWEVDVTEGNFACPVTYYDHRIYVGDGIKGGIGDKYYYCYDEDGNEIWKHVSQNSVGFLWEGAVIVDNFIIYSTHEGKLLSINKDTGELIDELDLSSYDLSFSKEDPGMFRSSVTYSDGYIYTTSERGQSTGYVWKVKFTDGYFGNDGWCTPNGFSTSTPVIHEGKVYVGQGEHGYTGHLTCLDDASGEVLWSYFTDAGVKSSPVLAMENGMTYIYFTGAEDDGSLYCLTEAGDLAWEFDPQDSGYILQGASISDGMLYFGTDAGYLYCIRETVSSDWDHFHKDVAHTGFSPSEAPDTNDLLWTSENIGAVAGSSPVIADGRVFVNCGEFVSSLDLYTGEFLGNHSNGSTKYNSIASPAYSMGNVYCGLDDSVNSGSTIADGKRFEGVWDGYYYCFDEESGELIWNFTVAGNAQGTPAYDNGMVYLTSWEYGVTYQGHVYCVDAETGELVWSQDSIKNSCTSSPTIYGDTIYVTTFNFYDTGDLYAIDKGSGDVLWNRSIERTSSTPAVAYGNVYVAGGCYGYTDLMTYCFDADTGDLLWNTTSSDGIGGWLCSVAVADGKVFSGTALEANDDYTGLNGTCALDAFTGELLWNSPYGGSSPAVYDGVLFSIADGKVYAFGNMKASESDVSTDDVPGFESITALFGILLVSFRRVKKSK, from the coding sequence ATGGCGAATGTCACAGTAGCTTCCGATTGGACACAGTTCCAATCTGATTGGAAAAATAAAGCTATTGCAACCGGGCCTGCAATAACACATGACCCGGAACTTGTATGGGCTTTCCATACTTCAGAATACGATGACAATGGAATAAGCGTTCCTCCGGTCATTTCCGGAAACTTTGTTTATGTTCTTACTACCAATGGTTCGCTATGGGCATTTGAAAAACACAGCGGTGACCTTGTATGGGACACTAAGGTAGCCGAGTCAGCCGCACTACAGTCCTCAACACCTGCTATTGGCAATGGCAAGATCTTTGTTGCGACTTCAAGTGGTGACCTTGTTGCATTAGATTCAGTGTCTGGAGATATATTATGGGAAGTTGACGTAACGGAGGGTAATTTTGCATGTCCTGTTACATATTATGATCATCGCATCTACGTAGGGGATGGCATTAAAGGCGGAATTGGTGACAAGTATTATTATTGCTATGACGAAGATGGTAATGAGATATGGAAGCATGTAAGTCAAAACTCGGTCGGTTTCCTGTGGGAAGGTGCAGTCATTGTGGATAATTTTATTATATACTCCACACATGAGGGTAAACTGCTTAGTATTAACAAAGACACCGGTGAGCTTATCGATGAGTTGGATCTTTCCTCATATGATCTATCATTTTCAAAAGAAGATCCTGGTATGTTCCGGTCATCTGTTACTTATAGTGATGGATACATCTATACTACTTCTGAAAGAGGGCAGTCTACCGGGTACGTGTGGAAGGTAAAGTTCACTGATGGATATTTTGGTAATGATGGATGGTGCACTCCAAACGGGTTCAGTACATCCACTCCTGTAATTCATGAAGGTAAGGTTTATGTTGGACAGGGTGAACACGGTTATACGGGTCATCTGACCTGTCTTGATGATGCGAGTGGTGAGGTTCTGTGGTCATATTTTACGGATGCAGGTGTGAAGTCATCCCCTGTTCTTGCAATGGAAAACGGAATGACCTATATTTATTTTACAGGTGCTGAAGATGATGGTTCCCTTTACTGTCTGACGGAAGCTGGTGATCTGGCATGGGAATTCGATCCACAGGATTCCGGATACATATTGCAGGGTGCTTCAATATCGGATGGAATGTTATATTTCGGAACAGATGCAGGTTATCTTTACTGTATCCGGGAAACAGTATCATCAGACTGGGACCATTTCCATAAGGATGTGGCACACACCGGATTCTCTCCTTCTGAAGCTCCTGACACTAATGATCTTCTCTGGACCAGTGAAAATATAGGTGCTGTTGCTGGCTCATCCCCTGTGATCGCAGATGGAAGGGTATTTGTGAACTGTGGGGAATTCGTAAGTTCCCTGGACCTTTATACCGGCGAATTCCTTGGAAACCATAGTAATGGAAGTACCAAGTATAATTCAATAGCATCTCCTGCCTATTCGATGGGAAATGTGTATTGCGGTCTGGATGATTCGGTCAACAGTGGCAGTACTATTGCTGATGGAAAGCGATTTGAGGGTGTCTGGGATGGATATTATTATTGCTTTGATGAAGAGTCCGGGGAATTGATCTGGAATTTTACAGTTGCAGGTAATGCACAGGGAACTCCTGCATACGATAATGGAATGGTCTACTTGACAAGCTGGGAATATGGTGTCACTTATCAGGGTCATGTCTATTGTGTTGATGCTGAAACAGGAGAGTTGGTATGGAGCCAGGACAGTATCAAAAACAGTTGTACCAGTTCTCCCACTATATATGGTGATACCATCTATGTGACCACTTTCAATTTCTATGATACAGGAGATCTATATGCTATTGATAAGGGCAGCGGAGATGTTTTGTGGAATCGTTCTATAGAGAGGACTTCTTCAACACCTGCAGTTGCATATGGCAATGTGTATGTCGCAGGAGGATGCTATGGCTATACTGACCTTATGACCTATTGTTTTGATGCGGATACCGGAGACCTCTTATGGAATACAACTTCTTCTGATGGAATTGGCGGATGGCTCTGCTCGGTTGCTGTTGCAGACGGCAAGGTTTTCTCCGGCACTGCTCTTGAAGCTAATGATGATTACACTGGTCTTAATGGTACATGTGCACTGGATGCCTTTACAGGTGAGCTACTATGGAATTCCCCTTATGGTGGCTCATCTCCGGCTGTTTATGATGGTGTGCTTTTTAGCATTGCAGACGGCAAAGTGTATGCTTTTGGAAATATGAAAGCTTCAGAAAGCGATGTATCAACCGATGATGTCCCTGGTTTTGAATCCATTACAGCATTGTTTGGTATCCTGCTGGTAAGCTTCAGGAGAGTAAAAAAGAGTAAGTGA
- a CDS encoding ADP-dependent glucokinase/phosphofructokinase, which produces MKVLCGYNVNIDAVCRMTGEEISDLLGMVNKEELREKICEPPGEIRSLSDFVAGMVLHMQKGTGGEWFINSDEFFHFLKERYYEKSEIRLGGNMGIMANVMSHMGAEQVVMNAVGDINSIKPLMSGGNIVFAGESIPQDGSISEDATEIIHFVFDFSSGTRFNVLGAEVTVPRENRFIATYDDINTELTITTEFEEYSSEHVSEMDGAIISGFNQLQKFYTDGFGYEERFEKAYSQLRGWKELNPDLLIQVEFGHFMSMGMGVFIFTELAGTVDSIGMNEDELVMLSELHGVPSDMIRKMDACAILDACVRCASSTGLKKIVLHTRDFMMSIFGKGASSPALEIESMQFGVMCAAAFAASGRLPERSQLGDSVTGLARSEEGLKQITRLQDLIGGEELEGGVCGEYQEYSVCILPTIICEEPVSTVGLGDTVSSATFLRWLELSAAYQ; this is translated from the coding sequence ATGAAGGTCCTTTGTGGATATAATGTTAATATCGATGCTGTATGCCGGATGACCGGCGAGGAGATCTCAGATCTCCTGGGAATGGTGAATAAGGAAGAGCTTCGGGAGAAAATATGTGAACCTCCGGGGGAGATCAGGTCGCTTTCCGACTTTGTAGCAGGAATGGTGCTGCACATGCAGAAAGGGACAGGTGGCGAATGGTTCATTAATTCAGATGAGTTTTTTCATTTCCTGAAAGAGAGGTATTACGAGAAAAGTGAGATCCGTCTTGGGGGAAATATGGGTATAATGGCAAACGTCATGTCTCATATGGGTGCAGAGCAGGTGGTCATGAATGCGGTTGGTGACATCAATTCGATAAAGCCGTTGATGTCAGGCGGAAACATTGTTTTTGCAGGCGAGTCCATTCCGCAGGATGGTTCCATATCCGAAGATGCAACTGAGATCATTCATTTTGTCTTTGATTTCAGTAGTGGGACACGTTTCAATGTCCTCGGGGCCGAGGTGACAGTACCCAGGGAGAATCGTTTCATTGCCACATATGATGACATCAATACGGAATTGACCATTACTACTGAGTTCGAGGAGTACAGCTCTGAGCATGTAAGTGAGATGGATGGTGCTATCATTTCCGGTTTCAACCAGTTGCAGAAATTCTATACTGATGGTTTCGGATACGAAGAGCGCTTTGAAAAGGCATATTCGCAGCTCAGGGGGTGGAAAGAACTCAATCCTGATCTGCTGATTCAGGTTGAGTTTGGTCATTTCATGAGCATGGGTATGGGGGTTTTCATCTTCACCGAACTTGCTGGAACGGTGGACAGTATCGGAATGAACGAGGATGAATTGGTCATGCTTTCTGAGCTGCATGGTGTTCCATCGGACATGATCCGAAAAATGGATGCCTGCGCCATCCTCGATGCCTGTGTGAGGTGCGCTTCATCGACGGGCCTGAAGAAGATAGTCCTGCATACACGTGATTTCATGATGAGCATTTTCGGGAAAGGAGCTTCCAGCCCGGCCCTTGAGATAGAGAGTATGCAGTTCGGAGTGATGTGCGCGGCAGCTTTTGCAGCATCAGGAAGACTGCCTGAAAGGTCACAACTCGGGGATTCTGTAACAGGTCTTGCCAGAAGTGAGGAAGGGTTGAAGCAGATAACCAGATTGCAGGATCTTATCGGGGGAGAAGAGCTCGAGGGTGGTGTATGTGGGGAGTACCAAGAATATTCGGTGTGCATCCTGCCGACCATCATCTGTGAGGAACCGGTTTCCACGGTGGGGCTTGGGGATACTGTGTCTTCGGCTACTTTTTTGAGGTGGCTGGAGTTGTCTGCTGCTTATCAATGA
- the pfkC gene encoding ADP-specific phosphofructokinase produces the protein MEIGEWDSVYHKSYEDIRSSIGNVRGIFVAYNSNIDAIKHVGPGDIEHLLMNVDISEVREKVFEYPRQIDSPSDLVARLIIAMRDGKAAEVPTNTTEIHDWLTDHLVFDNARMGGQAGIISNLLASMDIRKVITYVPWLSEEQAEYFVDSDNLLFPVVENNELVLKHPKEAFDPENKPKVNWILEFSKGMEVKFAGEHFIVPRDNRLIISSRPKWIRIEMAPELYERIPQLQADIDGAILAGYQMIKEEYEDGSTYIDYVEKAVNVIEELKEGNPDIRIHVEFTSIQNKVIRTAILNHIVRKHVHSLGLDTVEVANVLNVLGFEELAYSVINKGENAIISLYEGAVKLLRDLQLERVHIHSLGFYICLVSKDCPVSVEDHRNALLFGSTVAAAKASLGEILSLESTESGLQVPVSDEGHGELEKLEKHLVRSGMSSMEDFENGCICTPWYDAIIVPTKVVSEPVATVGIGDAISATSFVGFLSKLK, from the coding sequence ATGGAAATTGGGGAGTGGGATTCTGTTTATCATAAGTCCTATGAGGACATTCGTTCTTCTATAGGAAATGTCCGTGGGATATTTGTTGCATACAACAGCAATATCGATGCGATCAAGCACGTAGGACCTGGGGACATTGAGCATCTGCTGATGAATGTAGATATCTCTGAAGTTCGGGAGAAGGTGTTCGAGTATCCGCGGCAGATCGATTCTCCCTCTGACCTTGTTGCAAGGCTCATCATAGCTATGCGTGACGGAAAGGCCGCCGAGGTGCCAACGAATACAACAGAGATTCACGACTGGCTTACTGATCACCTTGTTTTTGATAATGCCCGGATGGGCGGCCAGGCGGGTATTATCTCCAACCTTCTGGCATCCATGGATATCAGGAAGGTCATTACCTATGTGCCTTGGCTTTCTGAGGAGCAGGCAGAATATTTTGTTGATTCTGATAACCTGCTGTTTCCTGTGGTGGAGAACAATGAACTTGTACTGAAGCATCCGAAAGAGGCGTTCGATCCAGAGAATAAACCAAAGGTCAACTGGATTCTGGAGTTTTCAAAGGGGATGGAAGTGAAGTTCGCAGGTGAGCATTTTATTGTCCCGAGGGATAACCGGCTGATCATCTCATCCAGACCGAAGTGGATACGCATCGAAATGGCCCCTGAGCTCTACGAAAGGATACCTCAGCTGCAGGCGGACATCGACGGTGCTATTCTGGCAGGCTACCAGATGATCAAGGAAGAGTATGAGGATGGTTCGACGTACATAGACTACGTTGAGAAGGCTGTAAATGTCATTGAAGAGCTCAAGGAAGGAAATCCTGACATTCGCATACATGTGGAATTCACCTCAATACAGAACAAGGTGATCAGGACGGCAATACTCAACCATATCGTCCGGAAGCATGTGCATTCCCTGGGACTTGACACCGTTGAGGTTGCCAATGTACTGAACGTTCTTGGCTTTGAGGAGTTGGCCTATTCTGTCATCAATAAGGGTGAGAATGCTATCATTTCCCTTTACGAGGGCGCAGTGAAGCTTTTGCGAGATCTCCAACTTGAAAGGGTGCACATTCATTCCCTCGGGTTTTACATCTGTCTTGTATCGAAGGACTGTCCGGTATCCGTTGAGGACCACCGCAATGCCCTGTTGTTCGGATCAACAGTTGCAGCTGCAAAGGCATCCCTGGGTGAGATCCTTTCCCTGGAAAGTACGGAGTCTGGTCTTCAGGTTCCTGTATCCGACGAAGGGCACGGGGAGCTTGAAAAGCTTGAAAAACACCTTGTAAGAAGTGGGATGTCCAGCATGGAGGATTTCGAGAACGGATGCATCTGCACTCCATGGTATGATGCGATCATTGTCCCGACAAAGGTGGTAAGTGAACCCGTTGCAACCGTGGGTATCGGGGATGCTATCTCAGCAACTTCTTTTGTTGGATTCCTTTCAAAACTTAAGTGA